The bacterium DNA window GTGGGCTCGGCGCGTTGATCCCCGGTGCGGACGTTGAGCGGCTGTCTGGGATGGTCCAAGACCTCGATGTGTCATTGATTGCGCCCAATCCGTATCAGCCGAGGCATGACGTCACAGGCCCGGAGTTCGACGAGCTCGTCGCCTCGATTCGTCGGCACGGAGTGCTTCAGCCGGTGGTTGCACGGCCGACCGAGAGCGGATACCAGATCGTCGCCGGCGAGCGGAGGTTCAAGGCGGCTCAGGCTGCGGGGTTGGCAACGATTCCGGCTGTGGTCCGCGAGATCTCCGATCGAGAGGCGCTTGAGGTTGCCCTGATCGAAAACCTGAGGCGGGAAGACCTGAACCCGATGGAGCGGGCGCGGGCCTACGTTAGGATGAGCGAGGAGTTTGGGCTCACCCAGGAGGAGATCGCCGATGCCATCGGGGGGAGCCGGTCGTCGATCGCCAACACGGTGAGGCTCCTCGACCTGCCCGATGAGGTACAGCAGGCTATCGATCTTGGGAGGC harbors:
- a CDS encoding ParB/RepB/Spo0J family partition protein yields the protein MIKRGLGRGLGALIPGADVERLSGMVQDLDVSLIAPNPYQPRHDVTGPEFDELVASIRRHGVLQPVVARPTESGYQIVAGERRFKAAQAAGLATIPAVVREISDREALEVALIENLRREDLNPMERARAYVRMSEEFGLTQEEIADAIGGSRSSIANTVRLLDLPDEVQQAIDLGRLTEGHGRALLAVTDRKRLLELWAHVERHGLSVRETEVMVKAAARNVSRETMVRRPAAKDPVLADLAVRLQDRYRTNVSILTKGKKGTIQINYYSAEDLERLIDLLLR